The DNA region CTCTGAGTAGGCCGACTATGCCGTTTAACAAAATTAACTCCTTCAACAATTACTTGACGATTTTTAGTAAAAACGCGCAATACGGTTCCCCGTTTATTTTTATCTTTTCCGCTTAATACTACAACCAAGTCACCTTTGCGGATATGCAATTTTTTTGGTATACCGGTAAAAATTCTTTTTTTCATAAATTATACCACTTCCGGTGCTAACGAAATGATTTTTAGAAATTTTTTCTCGCGCAATTCGCGGGCAACAGGACCAAAAATTCGGGTTCCACGCGGTTCCATTTGGTCATTAATCAACACGGCTGAATTCCGGTCGAATCGAAGCCAAGAACCATCATTACGCTTATATT from bacterium includes:
- the rplX gene encoding 50S ribosomal protein L24, with amino-acid sequence MKKRIFTGIPKKLHIRKGDLVVVLSGKDKNKRGTVLRVFTKNRQVIVEGVNFVKRHSRPTQSNPKGGIIEKEAPIDVGKLGLYCAKCNRPRRIRILRVEGRPTRICVKCGETLGKEE